Genomic DNA from Myxococcus guangdongensis:
CCGAGGTGGACGCGGAGCGCTGGCTCGCGGAGGCGGGTGCCACGCCCGTGCTGCGCATCGATGGCAAGTGCGATGTCGAGGCGCGGTCCTCGGAGATGGCCGAGGTGCGCGGCGTGGATGCGCGCTCGGGAGTTTCGAAGATGACGCCTCCGCACCCGGGTGTCAGCGCCATCCCGGCCTCTGTGGACACCGTGCCGTCCGAGTCGTTGTCGACTCCGCGAGCTCCCTCCATGAGCTCATCGGCCTCCCCGTTCGAAGCGGACACGCCCCCAGGCACCCCACCCCGCCTCCGCGTCAGCGGACTCACGGGCGAGGGCGTGGACACCCTGCGTGAGGCACTGCTCTCACGCCTGTGGGGCGGCGGGACTCCCTCGGCGGTCGCCCTGGTGTCCGAGCGTCACGCCGATGCCCTGCGTCGCGCCTCCGAGGCGTTGTCCCGCGCGGAATCCGCGTCGCGACTGTCCACCCTGGAGGTCGTCTCCGGCGAGGTGGCCCTGTCCCTGGAAGCCCTCGGCGAAGTGTCCGGAACCTCCGCTTCCGAGGCGCTCATCGACGCAATCTTCCAGCGGTTCTGCATCGGAAAGTGACGCGCCGCCGCACGGCCCAGGCCGTGTCAGACCCCTCCCTAGAATGCCGCCCTCAACCGCCGCACTTTCGGAGGCGCTGTGACGGAAGGCATCATCCACCTGGCGAACCACTCCATGCTCCAGGCCCTGCCCGCGGGCTGGGTCGGAGAGATACTGGACGAGGAGCTCGTGGCTTCTCCCAGGCTGACGCCCGCTCAAACCCGCGCCGCCTTCATGCTGGGCGTGGAGCTGGGTGAGCAACTCGACCGGCGCCGCGGTGGCAGCGGACGCTGGTGCTTCCTTCGCGCCCCCGAGCTGCGCCTGGGCCACGACGTGCTCGTGCCCGATGTGGCGGGGTGGCGCCGCGACCGGGTGTCCTCACCCCTCGACCCGGACGTGCCCTTCCTCACGCTGGCGCCCGACTGGGTCTGCGAGGTGC
This window encodes:
- a CDS encoding Uma2 family endonuclease; this encodes MTEGIIHLANHSMLQALPAGWVGEILDEELVASPRLTPAQTRAAFMLGVELGEQLDRRRGGSGRWCFLRAPELRLGHDVLVPDVAGWRRDRVSSPLDPDVPFLTLAPDWVCEVLAPSTVALDRTRKLPLYARQGVSHVWLVDPAARTLETYQRVKRGWLLTGCYDSDALVRAEPFTSAPVELESLWLPESSLGNVSAMLSVVP